tcagCCAGACCGAcgtttttggccggtcttgCGCTAGAGCACAAAGGCTTTTGAGTAATTATCGACCCTGTCTCAAGaatatgatgatctgacagattgctaGTGTCACATGGgcatactggatcagatcagggtcattggaaaagaccaattCCAGAACtctatttgctctggtggttACATGTTTTCAGATTGTCTTCTGATTGCAACCTAATGCCCCAATGACTTATCCCCCCCCTCCCTTAAAGACTGGCACAACATGAGCTTTCTCCAGAGAGGATGAAAACCTGCCCTGAACCAAAATGCAGCGCATCAGGCACAGGAAAACAGGAGCAGATTCCGAGGAACTGAGATGTTGCACCAACAGGGCCAGGGGAATTTGAAAGCTCCTGATGGTCCTTAAAGCATCTTGACCTGTGACTATTAGATCATCTAACCAATTTTGGTTTCGACAAGGCCTTTtataaagtagatcatggccttttggtGAATACACTTCATGATATTGGGATCCAGGGCAAGGATCTCAATTGGATTAGAAGCTTCATttatgataggaagcaaattgttaaggttgagggattccttagtgacatccatgatgtcaagtcaggtgttccccaggttCCATCCTAGAGCCTCtcctttttacaatattcattgccccacttcaaaagcttagcattacttccagtctctcttcttatgatgacaatacaaagttacattctggtaggaatgacaagattccactagccttgcagACGACCTAGAAAGAGTCTACTCTAGGGTTACTGAGAGTGATATgaccctgaacggaatgaaattccgctcaatgaccttcgggtcaactccttggaatactccactcatagataatggaggtaaagatattgagcaggtctcatctatgaaagatgtAGGTTTAGTCCTGCAATATGAtggaaaatttcaatgagtatatccagttgaaagtgggtaaggcttttcaaatgtgtggttggatatattgcacctttaagtccagagatggcaTCATGATGCTACCTTTGTAAActtcgattgttcagccacatcttaaATATCCAATGAGtgcagcaggtttgcaaaaggtccaacaagcccaaagatgtttcactaggaacatcacaggaatgagagagctctcgtattggagagacaaaaaaaatgggactgtacagtgttcagagaaggtacgaaaggtatctgatactgtacgtcttcaaaagcatccatgagctttgtcccagcccaggatttagggtcaattctagtgatcatagaggcttaatgtgcgttttgagagcaccttcaagcccttgagaatccaagctagtttgaacaaaaaagtccactactcttctttctcgggctccttcattgtttaatttgcctccctccaatattcgtaggaaatacgtAGTGCCATGGGCCATTTTGGGCTGTCTACACCTgttgtgtgttgtgtgttAGTATATTATGTATCTcctcttttcacttttttcatgcaCACTGAACCAACTCTTGTCATTTTTGCTGTGATACCACtatctagtcaactattttatgATTCGAAgccacttcattcttttattcttgtatTGATTTTTGTATGTGAtgtttatacatacagttttatacattttactatctggtatgaccaagagtcgcaataaaaggtagatggttgtagcgcagttgttTAACGCGCAACCGAGCTAAATTCTggttcatgggtttgatcccaggtctcccccctcccccttttctagtggatcatcgcctcgaatggtgctccttgaacccagaatgggacaagactcaATCATGCCGCATTGTATAAATTGTAATATTTTAAAAAgataacggatccaatgagaaaactctcgcaataaagacttttttattattaagTACAACCCTTTGCCAAGCTATGGCTCTCCTCTGGCAAGCTGCATAAAACAGGTTTGAACAAGTTGTTCGACCGTTTTTTAATGACAAAACGTTTAAGGAGTTATTATGGGGCTTAAGTTACAATTTGATCCATATGGTGGAAACGCTTAACTGAAACGAAAGGAGCAAGTCTCTGTTtaggctgacctccagagacGTTAGGATTACCTCAATTACGTGAAGATGCAATCATATGTTGTATACATGCGTTtgtgggagattgaaacgaaattccgaaagCGTCATCATTGCGTTGATTGTTACATTTCGTCACACATTCGAGGTGCATTGTTAAACAAGAGCAATCAACATGTATTTCgccatcatattttttttgacggTTTGTTATATCTATTATGCACAAAAATCATGATTGTGTTAAGAAAGCTTAGGGTGagtttcaaaaacattatGCTTTTAAAGCTAGTCACCAAAACTTGTGGAACTGTTTTTCCTagtactattttgttggaaaagaTGATTTCAAGTGTTGACGCGTCAATCATCAATCATACGGTACATAACCTCTTCTATAATGAtaatttacatgtcataattgttcggaattttgaccgtagagaatttgaaacgtctcccagacGGCTTAGGGTACATTTACTCTAGGATGGAAGTCCAGGTTTGAATCTCCAAGAGTGAATCCCAGGATTACATCTtgggattgaattttgaagatcCATCTTATTTATCCATTTACACTAGAGGCGATTGAATCTTGTTGCCGAAAACAGCTAATCTACTCAATCAAGTATTAGATCTATGTTCTTTGTTCAGGCAATCTATTCGCATTGTCGGTATCTCTGTATGAGGAAGGAGTTAGAATAAACTAATTAGTAGATCTTGTTGTCCAATGTTCATTGGCAAACGCAAAGGAAAAGTAGTAACAAACACCATAACATCaatgatttgactttggaaaacACCCTGGTTTCGTCAAGGCCACTTTATAAGTGAGCACAgctctctccaagaccatgtTATTGAAGATTGACTTCGCTTGGAAACCTTGATTGATGGTCATGGTGTCCGGATTGATCCTCCCGCATGTTATGTTGGCAATTGATGCAAACTCTCAAATCCCCAGAATGGAGAGGTGTTGAATTATCAAGAACTTCAGATCGAAGTAATGGCCCGTCTTCCTAAGCATTCTTTTCACCCAAGACATTTTGAGAGAAGAGAACCGTAGATCGGAGATAATGGATTTGAGGTTAATCCGGGCCTTCATTTAAATCCAGCTACTTCTCGACCTCAAACCTAGACGCATCATACGATCCATGCCggtattttcaaataagatcAAATCGTCCAGTTGCAAAAGTTACATCTATGTCATTGCCATCCATTTGTTTGATCAATTATGTTCTCATTGTATCCTATAAATCCAATAAAGGtctttatccaaatcaaaggTCATTCGAAAtgttctttcaaaccaaaccaaacatctgGGATTAATTTAAAATACTCATTGTATCTTAGtcttttattgcttaaaaTATATAAAACTGAATGAATTACCGCATACAGAGATGCATACAGTAAGAATCTGGAGAATGGACAGCTGTGATGATAGGTTGGGCATCTTCAAGGAAAAGATTCTGAAGGGAGATGGTCCTATGGACCCTTGTTGTTAATGAATATGTCTTCAACCGACTATTCATTTTGgtgggacaaaaaaggaatggagggCGGTACTGATgtgtttttggcacttttcttGGAGAGCTAGACTTAGGTCCAGAAAAATGAACGCTAGAAAGGCGACATCCTACATGTTGAAGTAGCTTTGCTCGTCACCTTCTTGAAGGCCATGTCTATCTTAGGTTCTGCCTCGGGCTGCAAAAGGAATGATAGTTTTCTGGACATCCCGGTAACCTTCTGCACTACAATTTCTCGTGATGATGAAAAACGACTGCCTCTGGGACGATACCGGACGATACCGATAAAGGCATCAAAGTTCTGGACTTCCAATCAATAGTAGTGGTATGACTCTGCGCTCCTCAGAGGCTTTGGGCTCTTTTGGAGTGTTTCACTCCTCAGATCTCGATGGTNNNNNNNNNNNNNNNNNNNNNNNNNNNNNNNNNNNNNNNNNNNNNNNNNNNNNNNNNNNNNNNNNNNNNNNNNNNNNNNNNNNNNNNNNNNNNNNNNNNNNNNNNNNNNNNNNNNNNNNNNNNNNNNNNNNNNNNNNNNNNNNNNNNNNNNNNNNNNNNNNNNNNNNNNNNNNNNNNNNNNNNNNNNNNNNNNNNNNNNNNNNNNNNNNNNNNNNNNNNNNNNNNNNNNNNNNNNNNNNNNNNNNNNNNNNNNNNNNNNNNNNNNNNNNNNNNNNNNNNNNNNNNNNNNNNNNNNNNNNNNNNNNNNNNNNNNNNNNNNNNNNNNNNNNNNNNNNNNNNNNNNNNNNNNNNNNNNNNNNNNNNNNNNNNNNNNNNNNNNNNNNNNNNNNNNNNNNNNNNNNNNNNNNNNNNNNNNNNNNNNNNNNNNNNNNNNNNNNNNNNNNNNNNNNNNNNNNNNNNNNNNNNNNNNNNNNNNNNNNNNNNNNNNNNNNNNNNNNNNNNNNNNNNNNNNNNNNNNNNNNNNNNNNNNNNNNNNNNNNNNNNNNNNNNNNNNNNNNNNNNNNNNNNNNNNNNNNNNNNNNNNNNNNNNNNNNNNNNNNNNNNNNNNNNNNNNNNNNNNNNNNNNNNNNNNNNNNNNNNNNNNNNNNNNNNNNNNNNNNNNNNNNNNNNNNNNNNNNNNNNNNNNNNNNNNNNNNNNNNNNNNNNNNNNNNNNNNNNNNNNNNNNNNNNNNNNNNNNNNNNNNNNNNNNNNNNNNNNNNNNNNNNNNNNNNNNNNNNNNNNNNNNNNNNNNNNNNNNNNNNNNNNNNNNNNNNNNNNNNNNNNNNNNNNNNNNNNNNNNNNNNNNNNNNNNNNNNNNNNNNNNNNNNNNNNNNNNNNNNNNNNNNNNNNNNNNNNNNNNNNNNNNNNNNNNNNNNNNNNNNNNNNNNNNNNNNNNNNNNNNNNNNNNNNNNNNNNNNNNNNNNNNNNNNNNNNNNNNNNNNNNNNNNNNNNNNNNNNNNNNNNNNNNNNNNNNNNNNNNNNNNNNNNNNNNNNNNNNNNNNNNNNNNNNNNNNNNNNNNNNNNNNNNNNNNNNNNNNNNNNNNNNNNNNNNNNNNNNNNNNNNNNNNNNNNNNNNNNNNNNNNNNNNNNNNNNNNNNNNNNNNNNNNNNNNNNNNNNNNNNNNNNNNNNNNNNNNNNNNNNNNNNNNNNNNNNNNNNNNNNNNNNNNNNNNNNNNNNNNNNNNNNNNNNNNNNNNNNNNNNNNNNNNNNNNNNNNNNNNNNNNNNNNNNNNNNNNNNNNNNNNNNNNNNNNNNNNNNNNNNNNNNNNCGGCGCCCCGATTGCCTTTGATTGTTTCGCCTTTGGCCATTGACTCGTCGACCAGATCGAGAACGGCCCTGATTGACACGACCCCGTCGTCCGCCCCGAAACCTTCGGGCAGCTCGTTCTTCTTCAGcgtcagcatcatcatcatcatcagggGAACTGTAAGATCCCAACGCAGGAGAAAGACTGTTGTCTTGGAAAACGGGCACAGCCTCAGTGTTGGCAACACCGTACGAGTTCAGAGCAGACTCGGTCACACCCAAATCATAGTCGTCATAAGCATTTGAGTCGTCATAAGTAATTGAATCATCAAAGGCACTTCCAGTATTGCCAGCACCCANNNNNNNNNNNNNNNNNNNNNNNNNNNNNNNNNNNNGTCAATATGCTGAGCCAAGCTGCACCGgccatgcattgaattttgacatttatttcaatttacccgcttgtctaagcaaatagtagtctgatattgaaccaagacAATAGAAACTTGACTGAGCTACACCTAACATGAAATTTGCTGAGTTTCGAAACTCAATTaactcaaaatcatttgattattgaaaattcactGGGTCGATGTGTGCTGACAGTGAGGGTCGTCTTTGAACCAATCAGATACCGGTCATGAAACTGCTTatcagaatttgaaaaatggacgatGTGAAGGCTGGCTTCGTTAGCGGGGCCAGGTGCACACTCCAACCCTAGCAACCCCCAACCAAAAAATGCAGCAAcaattttctccaaattttcCTCCATTAGAGTGGGCCTATCAAACGGGATGAAATTCAACATTGAAAAGTGTAGGGTCCAAAGGTTTGGATTGAAGGACAGGCGgcaaaaacaaatggaaaatgcCTGGACCGGGAACTAAAACGTCAGGAGCACTGTCCTGAGACCGTCACAAAGGCAAAAGTAGAATGATGGGGCTCCTGAAACGGACCTCCAAAACCAGGAATAAGACATTGCTGATGACCATATATATAAAATATGTCAGGCCGATTCTCGAGTACAGCATGAACGTATGCCAACCACGAAACTCGTCGGATGGGAACATGATCTGGTAGAGAATTTACAAGGGGGGGGTTCAGAGAGAAATCTTATGAATCCAGTTTCCAACTCTTAGGCCTCGAGTCTTTCTCTCTAGCGGGGTAGCTTTTGAACTAACCaacatattcaagatcaaggccACCGCCCTAGTTTCCCCCTTAATCAAATCCCTACTACAAAACCTAAGTAAGGAAAATGGGAGGATCCTGAGAAGTAATACCCTGATGACCAATCCTCACCAAATTCCACCAAAGAACTCTATTGCATTGCTTTTTAACGAGGACAATCAAATACCATTAAAAACCTAACAACAGTCTCAGCGTTCAAGAAGGCCATTTTGTAGGAGGcttccaaaaccaaaaccaaaatcataCCTAATCGGCAACAATATTTGTACTTCGTccaatcttttattttcaagctGACAAACGATTAATTTTAGTGTAATGTTGTCATACAGCCTAAATAACTCATTTGAGTACTTGGTTTACGAGAATTATTTTGTACCTCAGAGTTTAACATTTCGTTTATAGGTACGTCAGCAAATGATTGATtaagcaaattttgcaatacTCCCTTTCTTTGATGCATTACCATGATTTTTAATGCGTTTCAGAGCGGAACTATACACAATAGAATAGCATTGATTGCGAAAAGACAGTCACTCGACCAGCCATACAAATTACAAAACTGAACACATCAATGACTAAAAAAGAATCTGAATCTCATCCCGGAATAAAACGAATGAGGAATTCTATCCTCACCAAATGAATTGCTAAAGTAAAAGAACACAACTTTAGGGCCATTCAGCAATCAAGTCTAACTTAGATGGGTCACACATGGGAACTGCATCCCacaagatatttgtttttgttgcgtCATAAACATGTatttcaaaaagacaatcacTGCAACCAGACTTAAATATTAGATAAACTGAACACATCTAACGAACATGACATTTCATAAAGCATGAATATTGAAGACATTGCGTAGATTGTAGATTAGCAATCTCTGTGTGAAACACTTCACCGAAAGCACTAGAAATGGAGTGAATAGCGGCCGtctaaatgcatttttgagcACCTTGGTAATCCTCAAATCAATTGAGGTCAAACACTTTACACAAGGCACATTTGTCTGTCAAATGGGGTTATGAGCAATTCGAGAAGCAATCCTCGATCCAGATTGAGTTTCAATGTTGCACGGGGGTTGGGGGATTCGGAGCTGGTAGGGAAGAGGACAGTGAGTCGAAAATATCACAATAGTATTGAAGATCAGGGCAATCAATGACCGAGCACAGTCTTGGGGTCAGAATCCGGTTCATTCGTATGTTCGCGTTGTTAAGCACTGATGAGGGGGCGATTGAGCATTATCTACCCACTGAAGCGCCGACCTTGACGGCCTTGACGGCGCCCCGATTGCCTTTGATTGTTTCGCCTTTGGCCACTGAATCGTCGACCAGATCGAGAACGGCCCTGATTGACACGACCCCGTCGTCCGCCCCGAAACCTTCGGGCAGCTCGTTCTTCTTCAGCGGCAGCAGCAGGAGAACCGTAAGATCCCAAAGCGGGTGAAAGGCTGTTGTCTTGGAAAACGGGCACAGCCTCAGTGTTGGCCACACCGTACGAGTTCAGAGCAGACTCGGTCACACCCAAATCATAGTCGTCATAAGCAATTGAGTCGTCATAAGCAACTGAGTCATCAAAGGCACCTCCAGTATTGCCAGTACCCGCAGAGCCAGAGTCGCCAGCACCCACGGCTCCGATGTTGGCCTCTTGTTCTGCTCGGATCTCGTCGTTCCTGGAGTAAAGGGCCTCGGCCTCGGCACAATCAAAGTTAAACCACCAATCACAGATGAAGTAGTTTTGGTTGAAGGTCGTTCCATTTGGGCACAGAAAAGAGTACTTGGCCAGACCCCCAAAGCCATCAGCAGTACAAATATGGAACACTTGACATTGGGCGGCAGGATCAGCGTAATAACCTAACATGAAGGCAATGTAAAACTTACTCTCTTTTGAACCATTCATCAATTGAGATACTCACCTCCCTCGACTTGGCCGTCACAAGTGAAAGGCGTTTCTGGGACCGAAGCATAGATGGGATAATCTTGTCCTGGAACACCAGGAACAGCCTTTTCCAGCATGGCCAAATTACTATCGCTAATTCCTGCTAAGGCATCGTCTCCAAATGCTCCGCCATTTGTGACTCCATTGGCACCGCCGTTGCTCGAGTACTGACCAAGGGGGGCCACGGGAGCTACCGGGGCCAGTGGTGGGATTGGGGTCTCATAATCATAATCTCCAGTGGTGGCATAATCTTCAATAGCATAATCATCGATAGGGGCATTGTCAAGAGGGGGAAGAGGAGCTGAGGCGGCCCCATATGAAGACACGGGTGCAGCTGCGTCTTGACGGCCTCGACGGAATGCACGCCCCCCACGGCCAAATTGTCTTGATCCACGGAACCTTCGATTTTGTCTCCGGTGCTGAGGCCCATCAGCAATGACTCCAGCCACAAGGAAAGCTAAATAATGATTGAATCATTTACATACAAATGGCTCGCAATGGCATGAATCGTCCTGTATTTTGAGGTAGTATTTTTCTGGTCTTAAAATACGTTTGTTTGTACCTAGGACAAGAAGGAaagttttcattattttttgttccagtACTTGGCCGGACGTGTTGCCCAAGagtttgttgatgatgatctgGTTGCTGAATCTATCATATGAAGGGATTTTATATCAACCTTGGGGAACGCTCACTCTCCTTCGCCATGTGCTATTTTCTTTGATACATACCCCTTGGCCAGAATGCTCTACTGTCGGTACGtgcagtacgtacgtacagttaTCAACACACTTTTTGTTTAAGTGCGCTCTAAGGCACAACAAGAATTATCCGCTCTTGTTTTCGTCTTTCCTTACTGTTTGCATTCTCAGTCAATTCCCGGTTCAGGAACTGCTCTTCGAGCTTTGATTTGCATCGGGattatttgtgttttttgttaGCTACTTATTTTGGAAATGCAATGTGCTACAGTGCACTTCATTCAATGTGACCAAATGTTTTTACCAAAGTTGTTTGACacttttttgctgaaattCGTATTTCTTTCTCATTAACTTGCTAAATCAAAGGAACTTTTTgtaaaagttattcttatCGAAAGGttggaaaacaagaaaaaggaagtAGAGAAATACACTTCAAGCACTTTTCTTTTTACACACATGTACGTGTAGAATTGTGGTTGCTTCTAATTCTGCCTTCATATGAATGGAGCCTCATCAGCACCGTATTGTATGtttgtggcttatccgctttGTCCTATGCTTTTGCCATTCGGAATTGAGAATTCCACTCGGCACAAAATTTAACTTAAGCGTGTAAGTAGTGAAACTGAAAAGCTATGATGCTGTCGAATAAAAATCACATGATAACAATGGAGCTAAACAACGGTGGCAAACAAGGAAGCAAAGATCGTTAGATGCGCTTTTGGTTAGCCAAAAATTAGATCAGACCCGCTGGCTACTTTTGGATTCCAAACCTATTGTCTATTATACAATGATCATAATTTTATTTTAACTATCATATACATATCTCGTCTACTTTAATTTATTGTCTTGTAATACCTGATCCACCGACGAATTCAATTCCATTGCAATTGACCTTCTTCCTGCAGCCAAATTGGCAATCATTTCTCACTTATGACGATTCTGTTAACGGTATTGATAACGAATTGAAAAAGTTGTATTATTGAAGTGCAATATGAAGGCGGATCCCTCAGTTGAAATCTCGGAAGTACAAGTGacctttgaaaaatttggaaaagcaAGTCGATGTCGAGAAACAATAATTTTTGATAACGTTAGGTTTCAAATCGATCTCAGAGAGAATGTGAGTCGTTCCGACAATTCTTTGGAAGAAACCCTGCCATGATAGGGATTTGCAA
This DNA window, taken from Tigriopus californicus strain San Diego chromosome 9, Tcal_SD_v2.1, whole genome shotgun sequence, encodes the following:
- the LOC131886517 gene encoding uncharacterized protein LOC131886517, translating into MKTFLLVLAFLVAGVIADGPQHRRQNRRFRGSRQFGRGGRAFRRGRQDAAAPVSSYGAASAPLPPLDNAPIDDYAIEDYATTGDYDYETPIPPLAPVAPVAPLGQYSSNGGANGVTNGGAFGDDALAGISDSNLAMLEKAVPGVPGQDYPIYASVPETPFTCDGQVEGGYYADPAAQCQVFHICTADGFGGLAKYSFLCPNGTTFNQNYFICDWWFNFDCAEAEALYSRNDEIRAEQEANIGAVGAGDSGSAGTGNTGGAFDDSVAYDDSIAYDDYDLGVTESALNSYGVANTEAVPVFQDNSLSPALGSYGSPAAAAEEERAARRFRGGRRGRVNQGRSRSGRRFSGQRRNNQRQSGRRQGRQGRRFSG